A single genomic interval of Lysobacter avium harbors:
- a CDS encoding tetratricopeptide repeat protein, translated as MNNPNFSQRILAVAMGAAFLTMTGAAVAAPAGEPQARGGAKSADRDSSRSSRKSEAVAETYPEATRKNPTAKASQGMSRKMTEMGKLFDADKRDEARVIADEILADSKANSYEKAYAAQFAAQIAYEADDMPAAIGYFKQAIDADGLDNNAHYGLMINLAQLQQQEEQYVDSLATFDRFFAETRSTDPTLLMVKGQGLYLMQRYDDAAATIKQAIAASDAPKPEWLSMLMQVYLDADQIGEAVKTAEQIAAANPDDKRAQMNLASIYSQADMSDKALGILENLRSSGNLDSANEYKVLFTTYAGIDGREKDVIAVINDGLEKGVLQPEYNTYVALAQAYYFSDQPAQAITAYEKAAPMAKDGETYLNLARVLQQENRITEAKAAARQALAKGIKREKDANVIIALPGK; from the coding sequence ATGAATAATCCGAATTTCTCCCAGCGGATCCTTGCCGTCGCCATGGGCGCGGCGTTCCTGACCATGACCGGCGCCGCAGTCGCCGCTCCTGCCGGAGAGCCGCAGGCGCGCGGCGGGGCCAAGAGCGCCGATCGCGACAGTTCGCGTTCGAGCCGGAAGTCCGAGGCGGTTGCCGAGACCTATCCCGAGGCGACCCGGAAGAATCCAACCGCGAAGGCCAGCCAGGGCATGTCGCGCAAGATGACCGAGATGGGCAAGCTGTTTGACGCCGACAAGCGTGACGAAGCCCGCGTCATCGCCGACGAGATCCTCGCCGACAGCAAGGCCAACAGTTACGAGAAGGCCTACGCGGCCCAGTTCGCCGCCCAGATCGCCTACGAGGCCGATGACATGCCCGCGGCGATCGGCTACTTCAAGCAGGCGATCGACGCTGACGGGCTGGACAACAACGCGCATTACGGGCTGATGATCAACCTCGCCCAGCTGCAGCAGCAGGAAGAACAGTACGTCGATTCGCTGGCGACCTTCGACCGCTTCTTTGCCGAGACCAGGAGCACCGACCCGACCCTGCTCATGGTCAAGGGACAGGGGCTTTACCTGATGCAGCGCTATGACGACGCGGCGGCGACCATCAAGCAGGCGATCGCCGCCAGTGATGCGCCCAAGCCCGAGTGGCTCTCGATGCTGATGCAGGTGTACCTGGACGCGGACCAGATCGGCGAGGCAGTCAAAACGGCCGAGCAGATCGCGGCGGCCAATCCCGACGACAAGCGCGCGCAGATGAACCTGGCCTCGATCTATTCGCAGGCTGACATGTCCGACAAGGCGCTGGGGATCCTGGAGAACCTGCGCAGCAGCGGCAACCTGGATTCGGCCAACGAGTACAAGGTGCTGTTCACCACCTACGCGGGCATCGACGGACGCGAGAAAGACGTCATCGCCGTGATCAACGACGGCCTGGAAAAAGGCGTGCTGCAGCCGGAGTACAACACCTACGTCGCGCTGGCCCAGGCGTACTATTTCTCCGACCAGCCGGCACAGGCCATCACCGCCTACGAAAAAGCCGCGCCGATGGCCAAGGACGGGGAGACCTATCTCAACCTGGCCCGCGTGCTGCAGCAGGAAAACCGCATCACCGAGGCCAAGGCCGCCGCGCGACAGGCGCTGGCGAAGGGCATCAAAAGGGAGAAGGACGCCAACGTGATCATTGCGCTTCCCGGCAAGTGA
- a CDS encoding energy transducer TonB produces MTQDLDTPVKKARDDSEGLNWARIAGITMAIAVHAGALLMMLAPMAAPPADKVEEPVTMVNLIKPPPPPPPPPPPPPEPPKPVTPPKELSPPKQTTPLPPPPEAPPIVFDDPSPVDLPPAPPAPPAPPAPTTSLGAVDPSSKAMNPPQYPPSAARAGIEGTVILVISIDKNGNVLGVEVEKSSRNRDLDRAAMAAAKKWRFNPEVQNGVAVASRVRVPVDFNLN; encoded by the coding sequence ATGACGCAAGACTTGGATACTCCCGTAAAGAAGGCCAGAGACGACAGCGAAGGTCTGAACTGGGCACGCATCGCCGGTATCACCATGGCGATCGCGGTTCACGCAGGTGCCCTGCTGATGATGCTCGCCCCGATGGCGGCACCCCCGGCGGACAAGGTCGAAGAGCCGGTCACGATGGTGAACCTGATCAAGCCGCCACCGCCGCCGCCACCGCCGCCACCGCCGCCGCCGGAGCCGCCCAAGCCGGTCACTCCGCCCAAGGAGCTGTCCCCGCCGAAGCAGACCACGCCGTTGCCACCGCCGCCGGAAGCACCGCCGATCGTGTTCGATGATCCGAGCCCGGTGGACCTGCCGCCTGCACCGCCTGCACCGCCTGCTCCACCGGCGCCGACCACCTCGCTGGGTGCGGTCGACCCGTCGTCCAAGGCGATGAATCCGCCGCAGTACCCGCCCTCAGCGGCACGTGCGGGCATTGAAGGTACGGTGATCCTGGTGATCAGCATCGACAAGAACGGCAACGTGCTTGGCGTTGAAGTCGAGAAGTCCAGCCGCAACCGTGACCTCGACCGGGCCGCCATGGCCGCTGCAAAGAAGTGGCGCTTCAATCCGGAAGTGCAGAATGGAGTCGCCGTCGCCAGCCGCGTGAGGGTGCCGGTCGACTTCAACCTCAACTGA
- a CDS encoding MotA/TolQ/ExbB proton channel family protein, with the protein MLQETTTAAAGGNNAEAFQQMSFSHMVTQFDAVAWIVFLTLVLFSVLSIYWIVVNLIKGARLRSKADRVVTTFWETTNAQDAIRYMEEQGSSEPFSKIALDAAQAAAHHQRNEGSRLVESLNRSEFVDRALRQAVTRESMKLESGLTVLATVGSTSPFIGLLGTVWGIYHALIRIGQSGNASIDAVAGPVGEALIMTAFGLFVAIPAVIAFNFFTRINRVTNSRFDTFAHDLHDFFATGSRVGELPSQR; encoded by the coding sequence ATGCTTCAGGAAACCACTACCGCTGCTGCTGGAGGCAACAACGCCGAAGCGTTCCAGCAGATGAGCTTCTCCCACATGGTGACGCAGTTCGATGCAGTTGCATGGATCGTGTTCCTCACCCTCGTGCTGTTCTCGGTGCTCTCGATCTACTGGATCGTGGTCAACCTGATCAAGGGCGCACGTCTGCGTTCCAAGGCAGACCGCGTGGTCACCACGTTCTGGGAAACCACCAACGCGCAGGATGCGATTCGTTACATGGAAGAGCAGGGCAGCTCGGAGCCGTTCTCCAAGATCGCCCTGGACGCTGCCCAGGCCGCGGCACATCATCAGCGCAACGAAGGTTCGCGTCTGGTGGAGTCGCTCAATCGCTCGGAGTTTGTGGATCGCGCCCTGCGCCAGGCCGTGACCCGTGAGTCGATGAAGCTCGAAAGCGGTCTGACCGTGCTCGCCACCGTCGGTTCGACCTCACCGTTCATCGGTCTGCTGGGTACCGTGTGGGGCATCTACCACGCACTGATCCGGATCGGCCAGAGCGGCAACGCGTCCATTGACGCCGTCGCCGGTCCCGTGGGTGAGGCGCTGATCATGACCGCGTTCGGTCTGTTCGTCGCCATCCCGGCCGTGATCGCGTTCAACTTCTTCACCCGCATCAACCGGGTCACCAACAGCCGTTTCGATACGTTCGCGCACGACCTGCACGACTTCTTCGCAACCGGCTCGCGTGTTGGCGAACTGCCGTCCCAGCGTTGA
- a CDS encoding ExbD/TolR family protein, translating to MAFSTGSNAGPMAEINVTPLVDVMLVLLIIFMITAPLMNHKIQVALPEANLDRKDELAPEVPPITIAIEADGTVYWNDEPVTPALMESRLSVEAQKTPQPQINIRGDKTTKYRVVKDVVETARLQGMRKVGFVAIKDRSN from the coding sequence ATGGCCTTCAGTACAGGCAGTAACGCCGGCCCGATGGCCGAAATCAACGTCACGCCCCTGGTCGATGTGATGCTGGTGCTGCTGATCATCTTCATGATCACGGCACCGCTCATGAACCATAAGATCCAGGTGGCACTGCCTGAGGCCAACCTCGACCGCAAGGATGAGTTGGCTCCCGAAGTGCCGCCGATCACGATTGCCATCGAGGCCGACGGCACCGTGTACTGGAACGACGAGCCGGTGACTCCGGCGTTGATGGAAAGCCGCTTGTCGGTTGAAGCCCAGAAGACGCCGCAGCCGCAGATCAACATCCGTGGCGACAAGACCACCAAGTACCGCGTCGTCAAGGACGTGGTCGAGACTGCCCGCTTGCAGGGCATGCGCAAGGTCGGTTTTGTCGCTATCAAGGATCGTTCCAACTAA
- a CDS encoding ExbD/TolR family protein: MSMGSNSGTGAMSDINVTPLVDVLLVLLIIFMVTAPIASYPIEVNLPQQSTQPPPMSEPPPPIRLRIGASGEVFWNDSPYPLSAIGNMMRSEVERDPTNQPQLEIDTNDDADYGVLAKVLALAKNADMKKIGFVQK, encoded by the coding sequence ATGTCCATGGGTTCAAACTCCGGTACCGGCGCGATGTCGGACATCAACGTGACGCCGTTGGTGGACGTGCTGCTGGTGTTGCTGATCATCTTCATGGTCACGGCACCGATCGCGTCGTATCCGATTGAAGTCAACCTGCCGCAGCAGTCCACCCAGCCGCCACCGATGTCCGAGCCGCCGCCGCCGATCCGGTTGCGGATCGGTGCATCGGGCGAGGTGTTCTGGAATGACTCACCGTACCCGTTGTCGGCGATCGGCAACATGATGCGCAGCGAAGTCGAACGTGACCCGACCAACCAGCCGCAGCTGGAGATCGACACCAATGATGACGCGGACTACGGCGTGCTCGCCAAGGTCCTTGCGCTGGCGAAAAATGCCGACATGAAGAAGATCGGCTTCGTCCAGAAGTAA
- a CDS encoding pyridoxine 5'-phosphate synthase, which produces MTFLSVNVNKIAVLRNSRGGSEPDVVQAARACLDAGAHGITVHPRPDARHIRAADVYALGGLAGARGVEFNLEGNPFAPPREGYPGFLALCEAVRPAQATLVPDGDDQLTSDHGFDFLRDAGRLQPLVRQLRDMGCRVSLFADAWDPRRSEGIEHAAQIGADRIELYTGPYADAFDRGEQACMLERFAAIARRAQAAGLGVNAGHDLSQANLGAFLAAVPGVLEVSIGHALIGEALHAGLSATVRGYLAILDRAAGDPYR; this is translated from the coding sequence ATGACTTTCCTCAGCGTCAACGTCAACAAGATCGCGGTGCTGCGCAATTCGCGCGGCGGGAGCGAGCCCGATGTGGTGCAGGCCGCACGCGCGTGCCTGGACGCCGGTGCCCATGGCATTACCGTCCACCCCCGCCCCGATGCACGTCACATACGGGCGGCGGATGTATACGCGCTGGGCGGGCTGGCTGGTGCGCGCGGGGTCGAGTTCAACCTGGAGGGCAATCCGTTTGCCCCGCCCCGCGAGGGCTATCCCGGCTTTCTCGCCCTTTGCGAGGCGGTGCGACCGGCGCAGGCGACGCTCGTTCCGGACGGCGATGACCAGCTCACGTCCGACCATGGCTTTGACTTCCTGCGGGACGCGGGCCGCCTGCAGCCGCTGGTTCGGCAACTGCGGGACATGGGCTGCCGGGTCAGCCTGTTTGCCGACGCGTGGGATCCCCGCCGGTCGGAGGGAATCGAACACGCCGCGCAGATCGGTGCGGACAGGATCGAGCTCTACACCGGGCCTTACGCCGACGCGTTCGATCGCGGCGAGCAGGCCTGCATGCTGGAACGCTTCGCCGCTATCGCCCGCCGCGCCCAGGCTGCCGGACTCGGCGTGAATGCGGGTCACGACCTCAGCCAGGCAAACCTCGGCGCATTCCTGGCCGCCGTGCCTGGCGTGCTGGAGGTCTCCATCGGCCACGCGCTGATCGGCGAGGCCCTGCATGCCGGCCTGAGCGCCACTGTTCGCGGCTATCTGGCGATTCTCGACCGCGCTGCGGGGGACCCATACCGATAG
- the cls gene encoding cardiolipin synthase, whose amino-acid sequence MGETLRAWWHQTTAIEHLAAWLALGWAIYVIWLGVWIILQKREPAATLSWLVSLAALPYLGFAIYFFFGPQRIRRQRLRRDRSRTRMPALPAGRVPDAAAIELARMAQTVTGLPPSTATSAHLLIDGNSKYRQLNEEVARAREHVHLEYYIFQPDRTGTALRDALIERARAGVKVRLLLDAVGSGSTSRAFLKPLVEAGGEVAWFHPMRLHWFWQRPWLNLRSHRKIVVIDGAVGFIGGINITDEEDETLGDNAYRDLHLRLEGDVVRSLQLVFLEDWVYATGEPPPHITFPESTPGDIMVQMVVSGPDSPWEAIHRLHVSAIHAARRRVWLVTPYFVPGEAAMMALTSAALGGVDVRLLVPKNTDSRLVTHAARSYFDDLMAAGVKVLEYGPRMLHTKALLCDDDLAIIGSANFDHRSFRLNFESSVLFRDRGLVAELAELIEHDCLSCTQVTADRQRPLWRSRLPEALARLMSPLL is encoded by the coding sequence ATGGGTGAGACCCTGCGTGCGTGGTGGCACCAGACCACCGCGATCGAGCATCTGGCGGCGTGGCTGGCGCTGGGCTGGGCGATCTACGTCATCTGGCTGGGTGTCTGGATCATCCTGCAGAAGCGTGAGCCGGCCGCCACCCTGAGCTGGCTGGTCAGCCTGGCCGCCCTGCCCTATCTGGGTTTTGCGATCTACTTCTTTTTCGGCCCACAACGCATCCGGCGGCAACGCCTGCGACGGGACCGCAGCCGGACACGCATGCCGGCACTCCCCGCCGGACGGGTGCCCGACGCGGCCGCCATCGAGCTGGCGCGGATGGCGCAGACCGTCACCGGCCTGCCACCCAGCACCGCCACCAGCGCGCACCTGCTGATCGACGGCAACAGCAAGTACCGCCAACTCAACGAGGAAGTCGCGCGCGCGCGCGAGCACGTGCATCTGGAGTACTACATCTTCCAGCCCGACCGCACGGGGACAGCACTGCGCGATGCACTCATCGAGCGGGCCCGCGCCGGGGTCAAGGTGCGCCTGCTGCTGGATGCGGTGGGATCGGGCAGCACCTCTCGCGCCTTCCTCAAGCCGCTGGTGGAGGCCGGTGGCGAGGTTGCGTGGTTCCATCCGATGCGCCTGCACTGGTTCTGGCAACGGCCATGGCTGAACCTGCGCAGCCACCGCAAGATCGTGGTGATCGACGGCGCCGTCGGCTTCATTGGTGGCATCAACATCACCGATGAAGAGGACGAGACCCTCGGCGACAACGCCTACCGCGACCTGCACCTGCGCCTGGAAGGCGATGTGGTGCGATCGCTGCAGCTGGTGTTCCTGGAAGACTGGGTCTACGCCACTGGCGAACCGCCGCCGCACATCACCTTCCCCGAGTCCACGCCGGGCGACATCATGGTGCAGATGGTCGTGTCCGGGCCGGACTCGCCCTGGGAGGCGATCCACCGCCTGCATGTCTCCGCCATCCACGCGGCACGGCGCCGGGTCTGGCTCGTTACGCCCTACTTCGTCCCGGGAGAGGCGGCGATGATGGCGCTGACCTCCGCGGCACTGGGCGGGGTGGACGTGCGCCTTCTGGTGCCCAAGAACACCGACAGCCGGCTGGTCACCCACGCCGCCCGATCCTACTTCGATGACCTGATGGCCGCCGGGGTCAAGGTGCTCGAGTACGGGCCCAGGATGCTGCACACCAAGGCTCTGCTTTGCGACGACGACCTGGCGATCATCGGCAGCGCGAATTTCGACCATCGAAGTTTCCGCCTCAACTTCGAGAGCTCGGTGCTGTTCCGTGATCGCGGGCTGGTGGCCGAGCTCGCCGAACTGATCGAACATGATTGCCTGAGTTGCACGCAGGTCACGGCGGATCGTCAACGCCCGCTGTGGCGCAGCCGCTTGCCTGAAGCGCTCGCGCGGCTGATGTCGCCGCTGCTGTAG
- a CDS encoding SLC13 family permease has product MAWLPITLQQLTFLLILSGGLYLFISERVRVDVTAMLMLMALVVTGLLDEEQALSGFSSEPAIIVAAVFVISGGLAATGITEHIGQWIGRASGRSEARVIAVTMPAVAVMASFTHHVMVTAMMLPIMGRLAKTNGLAPSRLLMPMSLAASLGTCLTLVSAPAFLLANNLLKRTGAEGLGVFSITPIGIALVLIGMAYMLLTRWILPKRGVDAEDDGYLRLDRYRTELLIVEGSRWSTRPLAELEKALGDKFRMVGWLRDNKLRRDLGASSPLISGDVLLVEASADALASLHDDAGIDLHAISRFGTRALGDGEVKPQLVQAVVAPGSEFIGRSIRELDFSHRFKAVIVGLWRRQGHVAPRLADARLREGDLLVLWGRPARFAELATHHGFLMLVPFAGEAKRRVRAPLALTILAVTILAAVLEWLPVPLAFLCGAVAIVATRCVDIGQAYREIDVRVFVMIAGVIPLGIAMEQTGTAQLMASGLRHVVADWPVLMILLVLFSIAGLLTQVLSDSATVVLLGPIAVELAQSLSMEPTPFVVCTALGAVVAFLTPIGHHGNLLILGPGQYRFGDFLRVGVPLTVLIAIVSAWMTRWLWLGGPLLPGMG; this is encoded by the coding sequence ATGGCATGGCTTCCGATCACATTGCAGCAGCTGACCTTCCTGTTGATCCTCAGCGGTGGACTGTATCTGTTCATCAGCGAGCGGGTCCGCGTGGACGTGACCGCGATGCTGATGCTGATGGCGCTGGTGGTGACGGGCCTGCTGGACGAGGAGCAGGCGCTTTCCGGGTTTTCCAGCGAGCCGGCGATCATCGTCGCCGCGGTGTTCGTCATCTCCGGCGGACTCGCTGCGACCGGCATCACCGAGCACATCGGCCAGTGGATCGGCCGCGCGTCGGGCAGGAGCGAGGCGCGGGTGATCGCGGTGACCATGCCGGCGGTTGCGGTGATGGCGTCATTCACCCACCACGTGATGGTGACGGCGATGATGCTCCCGATCATGGGACGGCTGGCCAAGACCAACGGCCTGGCGCCATCGCGGCTGCTGATGCCGATGTCGCTGGCGGCGTCGCTGGGCACCTGCCTGACCCTGGTCAGCGCACCGGCGTTCCTGCTCGCCAACAACCTGCTCAAGCGCACGGGCGCGGAGGGCCTGGGGGTGTTCTCGATCACCCCGATCGGCATCGCGCTGGTGCTGATCGGCATGGCCTACATGCTGCTGACCCGCTGGATCCTGCCCAAACGCGGTGTGGATGCGGAAGACGACGGCTACCTGCGCCTCGATCGCTACCGCACCGAGCTGTTGATCGTTGAAGGCTCGCGCTGGAGCACGCGGCCGTTGGCCGAGCTGGAGAAGGCACTCGGCGACAAGTTCCGGATGGTCGGCTGGCTGCGCGACAACAAGCTTCGCCGCGACCTGGGTGCATCCAGCCCGCTGATCAGCGGCGACGTGTTGCTGGTGGAGGCGTCCGCCGACGCACTGGCCTCGCTGCACGACGACGCCGGGATCGACCTGCACGCGATCTCACGGTTCGGCACCCGCGCCCTGGGCGATGGCGAGGTAAAGCCGCAGCTGGTCCAGGCGGTGGTGGCGCCGGGCTCGGAGTTCATCGGCCGCAGCATCCGCGAGCTGGATTTCTCGCACCGCTTCAAGGCCGTGATCGTCGGCCTGTGGCGGCGCCAGGGTCATGTCGCGCCCCGTCTGGCGGATGCCCGCCTGCGCGAGGGCGACCTGCTGGTTCTGTGGGGCCGCCCGGCCCGGTTCGCAGAGTTGGCCACCCACCATGGATTCCTGATGCTGGTGCCGTTTGCCGGCGAGGCCAAGCGCCGCGTGCGCGCGCCGCTGGCGCTGACGATTCTCGCGGTCACCATCCTCGCGGCCGTCCTGGAGTGGCTACCGGTACCGCTGGCGTTCCTGTGTGGCGCGGTCGCCATCGTCGCCACCCGTTGCGTGGACATCGGCCAGGCCTATCGCGAGATCGACGTGCGCGTGTTCGTGATGATCGCCGGGGTGATCCCGCTGGGGATTGCGATGGAGCAGACCGGCACCGCGCAATTGATGGCCTCCGGCTTGCGCCATGTGGTCGCGGACTGGCCGGTGCTGATGATCCTGCTGGTGCTGTTCTCGATCGCCGGCCTGCTGACCCAGGTGCTTTCCGACTCCGCCACAGTGGTCCTGCTCGGACCGATCGCGGTGGAGCTGGCGCAGTCGCTGTCGATGGAACCCACGCCGTTCGTGGTGTGTACCGCGCTGGGCGCGGTGGTGGCCTTCCTGACCCCGATCGGCCATCACGGCAATCTGCTCATCCTGGGACCCGGCCAATACCGGTTTGGCGACTTTCTCCGGGTCGGGGTGCCCCTGACCGTGCTTATCGCCATCGTCAGCGCGTGGATGACACGCTGGCTGTGGCTGGGCGGCCCGCTGCTCCCCGGGATGGGCTGA